Below is a genomic region from Hyalangium gracile.
CGGTCATGAAGAGCACCGACGGCACATCCGCGGCCTTCACGCGCTGGGCCACCTCGTCGCGCAGCTTGGGATCGAACTTGATGCCCTTCTGCGTCACCAGCTCGCGGATGCCCTCGTAGTCGCCGGTGGCCTTGATGACCATCAGCTTGGAGAGCAGCTCGCCCACCGCCGCGCGCATCTTGTCGTAGTCCACCACCGTCCAGTAGGTGCGCCCGTTCTCGGTCACCTGCTTCACCGCGCCCTTCTCGATCATGAAGTTCACGGCCATGTGGTGGCCGCGCTGGTGGTCCTCCTCGAACGAGTCCCCCTTCTCCACGCGGGACAGGTTGGTCAGCCCCTCCACCAGGTAGTCGCGGTACATCTGCTGGGCGATCTTCAAGGCGTCCGGAGACAGCTCCGTCAGCGCCGGATCGAACGCGTGCCACAGCGCGACGAGGTCCGCGCGGGCCTCCTCCAGCGTGTTGTCGTACTCCTTGAGGTAGTACGAGGGCGGCTGCTTGCCGAGCTTCTTCTTGTCGCTCTGGCCCGAGGCGTGGCCGAGCACCTCGTGGAAGGCGACCAGCCACTTGCGCGCGGCAACGGAGTACTTCTCGGCCTGGGCGCGCTCCTCGGGCGTCCGGGAGAACTCGAGCGCCAGCGGCAGGCGGCGCAGCGCGGAAGCCGCGTCCATCACGTTGGCGACCAGGATGCTCTTGCTGCCGTACTTCTCGCGGATGTGCTGCTCGTTGGGCAGGTTGATGCCGGCGGGCGGCGTGGGATGGGTGGCGACGAAGTCCACGGCCTTGGCCACCGGCAGCGTCACCTTCTTGCGCTTGTAGGTGTCCGGCCAGGGCATCCGGTCCTCGAAGTACTGGGCCCGCTTCGCGATGAGCTCCATGATCTGGTTCTCCGAGGCGTTGCGGTAGTTGACGAGCGCCTCCCACTGGCCCTTCTGCCCGCGCGGATCCACGTACGTCTCGATGAAGCCGATGTTGGCGTCCACCACCGTGTCCGCCTTCAGCCAGGCGATGTTGTAGGCCTCCCAGTCCTTGAGGTTGCCCGTCTGGAAGTAGCGGATGAGCCTGGCGAGCACCGGCTTCTGCTTCGCGTTGGCGGACTTCATCGCCTCGGTGAGCTGGGCGATGACGCGCGTGAGCGGCTCCGCGTAGAGCCCTGGAGGGATCTTCTTGTCCCCGGCGCGGAAGATCTGCTCCACCAGCTTGCCGTTCTCCTTCACCACGCGCGAGTTGAGCGGGTTCTTCTCGGAGAAGCGCTCCAGGTCCTTCAACGTCACGCCGGGCCCATAGGAGGTGCTCGCCGAGGCGGTGAGCATGTCCTGGCCCTCTGGCGGCGACTTGGCGGTGAGCGCGGGCTCGAAGGACGCATCGAAGATCGTCGGCTGCAGCTCCTTGATCCAGGCGCGCAGGGCGTACTCGTCCTTGGCGCCGAAGGTGTAGCCGGCGCGGAAGGCGCGCACCGCCGCGGCATCCAGCTCTCCCGCGGTGAAGTCGGGGACGAACTTCCGCCCCGTCACCTGATCGTGGTTGCCCGTCTCTCCATAGAAGCGCGTGAGGTACGACGTGAGCCGCTTGTCGAACAGGCCCGGACCGCCGGCGCCCTCCAGGCCAAAGAGGTAGATGCCCTCGATCAGCCGCTTCACCTCCAGCAGCTTCCAGCCCAGCTGGTCATAGGCGATGTCCTCGCCCGCGTGGGCCGCGAGCGTGAGGAACCAGGCGACCCGCTTGTCCTCCGGAGCCAGCCCGGCGACTCCCGGAGCGAAGATCTGCGCGACGGCCTGGTTGCCAGTACGCCCCTTGAGGAACGAGGCGGCGGAGGCGGGGCCAGTCGTCTTCGCGGGCTCGGCCGGCTTCGCCTGCGGCGCTGCGGCGAGCACGGAGAGCAGGAGGAGGGCGTACATGCGGGCTCCCAGGACAGGAAAGGACGAGGGGCCTCGCAGTTAGCACCCGCGCCCGTTTGGTGCCAGTTTGAGATTGCATTCCCAAATCCCGAAAGGACCCAGGCCATACTCTCCGCGTGGGTCCAGCTTGATCGCCGCGGCGGCGCTGCTGAGCGGCAGCACCCTGCCGCTCACCCGCAGGCTCCTGCACCGCTCAGCCGCTGGTCACCCGCAGGGGCGCGGAGAGGGGGCGCTCCTCGCAGTCTCGGGCGGTGCCGTCCTCCCACGCCAGCATGAGGAACTCCGCCGGCCCGTCGAGCGCGATGATGGGGTGGTGCCAGACGCCCGCGTGGTAGTTCACGCCCTGCCCCGGGCCGCAGAGGAAGGCGCGCAGTTCGGAGAGCACCGGCTCGCCGCGCTCATCGCTCGGACACACCACGACGAGGAAGCGCTGGCACGCCAGCGGCACGAACATCTGCGTGGAGCACGGGTGGCGCTCGACGAGGCGCACCTCGAAGGGCAGCGCCTTCGCCACCGAGCGGAACACCGCGAGGTTCGGCTGGGCCTCGGGCCGGCTGCTGGTGAGCCGGGCAATGCGATCGTAACGGGTGGCCGTCCCCTGGTTGGCGCTGCTGCCCCCCCCCAGGTCCAGGCCGATGACGTCTCCAAAGGGAGCGAACGCCTCCCGCGTGAGGGGCTGCGCCCGAAGTACTTCCCGCATGCTCGGTTCTCCTAGCGAGGCCGAGCCTACGACAACACGAACGCCCGAGACCATCGAGGGTCCCGGGCGTCCGTGCCACACCCGTCGGTCAGGCGTGGGGCTCGCGCGCTAGTAGGCGGTGCCGTTCGCACGCTTGCCCGGCGAGGACGCGGTGCCGCCCACGCTGGTGTGCAGCACGAACGTCCCGCTGCTGGAGCCGTCCGGGCTCCGGTTGGCCGACACGCCGTCCGTCCCCGTCACCGTGGAGCCGAAGGTAGCCGTGGCCACCGTGGTGCCCGCCGAGTTCTTCACCGTCACCGTCTCGCTGCTGTTGGACAGGTTGAGCGAGCCCGTGGACGCGGCTACCGCGTTGGTCAGGCCCGCGGGAATGCCCGCCGCGCCGCCGAAGATGACCACCGCCTTGCCCGCCGCCAGGCTCGAGCCGCTGGGGAAGGTGTGCCGCAGGCCCGCCGCGTCGGAGACCGTCCACCCGGACAGATCCACCGTCGTGCTGCCCGGGTTGACCAGCTCCACGAACTCGCCGTTCACGTCCGAGCCGGCCTCGTTGATGAGCACCTCGTTGATGAAGACGGTGCCCGTGCCGCCACCGCCGGAGGTGGTGATGGTGAAGGCCGCGGCGCTCGAGTCCGTCACGGCCGCGTTGGCCGCATCGCTCACGCGCACCCGCGCCGTGGTGGTGGCGCTGCTCGGCACCGTCCAGGGGTAGCTGCCCGCGGAGGCCGCCGTGCTCGAGGTGATCACCGTCCACGTGCTGCCGTTGAGCGTGTACTCCAGCTTCACGTTCGTCACGCCCGTGGCCGACCAGGTGATGGACTGGCTGCTGCCGCCCGCCCAGCTCTCACCGCCATTGGGCGAGCTCAGCGTGACGCTCGCGCTGACGGTATCCCCGGGGATGAGGAAGTCCTTGATGACGGCCATGTGCTGCATGTTGGTGGCGCCGCTGTCACCGCTCAGCGCCGGGGAGATCTCCGCCAGGGGCGAGTACACGCGCGTGTCCACCACCAGGCCCGAGGAGAAGGTGCTGCCGCCAATCACCGTGGCCACCTGGTACTGCCGCAGGTCGCCGTCCACGAGCACGTGATCGTACGGCTTGCCGCGGGCCGCGTTGGTGTTGGTGTTGCCGTTGCGATCCGCCGGATACGGGCTGGCCGTCGACACCACCTGGGAGAAGGTGCTGAAGCAGGACTCGGAGCGGCTGTCGGTGTTGAAGTCCCCGCCGATGGCCAGGTAGTCCCCCGTGGGGATGTTGGCCTTGATGAAGTTGACCAGGTTGGTCGCCTCCGTGTTGCGCACGCTGCTGCTCGCCGTGAGCAGGTGCACGCTCACCACCCAGAGATCCTTCGG
It encodes:
- a CDS encoding dipeptidyl peptidase 3, which produces MYALLLLSVLAAAPQAKPAEPAKTTGPASAASFLKGRTGNQAVAQIFAPGVAGLAPEDKRVAWFLTLAAHAGEDIAYDQLGWKLLEVKRLIEGIYLFGLEGAGGPGLFDKRLTSYLTRFYGETGNHDQVTGRKFVPDFTAGELDAAAVRAFRAGYTFGAKDEYALRAWIKELQPTIFDASFEPALTAKSPPEGQDMLTASASTSYGPGVTLKDLERFSEKNPLNSRVVKENGKLVEQIFRAGDKKIPPGLYAEPLTRVIAQLTEAMKSANAKQKPVLARLIRYFQTGNLKDWEAYNIAWLKADTVVDANIGFIETYVDPRGQKGQWEALVNYRNASENQIMELIAKRAQYFEDRMPWPDTYKRKKVTLPVAKAVDFVATHPTPPAGINLPNEQHIREKYGSKSILVANVMDAASALRRLPLALEFSRTPEERAQAEKYSVAARKWLVAFHEVLGHASGQSDKKKLGKQPPSYYLKEYDNTLEEARADLVALWHAFDPALTELSPDALKIAQQMYRDYLVEGLTNLSRVEKGDSFEEDHQRGHHMAVNFMIEKGAVKQVTENGRTYWTVVDYDKMRAAVGELLSKLMVIKATGDYEGIRELVTQKGIKFDPKLRDEVAQRVKAADVPSVLFMTAPRLVPVVDDKGQVTDLKVETAQGFIEQHLERSVLGKLAPAEATKMAAGLASTPGALKEAFKTLAPAPAAEAPARPAKRGAAPAKSGSGR
- a CDS encoding ureidoglycolate lyase; the protein is MREVLRAQPLTREAFAPFGDVIGLDLGGGSSANQGTATRYDRIARLTSSRPEAQPNLAVFRSVAKALPFEVRLVERHPCSTQMFVPLACQRFLVVVCPSDERGEPVLSELRAFLCGPGQGVNYHAGVWHHPIIALDGPAEFLMLAWEDGTARDCEERPLSAPLRVTSG
- a CDS encoding lamin tail domain-containing protein, whose product is MRKTETSSRPTRLDRRFLAAVLSLVLAACGGAEVDGVESDTLETQQFAVSTPVRLMAANTTSGNLQSYDPGEGIRIFKGTKPDVVMIQEFNYGDNSATAIRTFVNNAFGTTFSYYREAGAQIPNGVISRWPIIAAGEWDDTQVSNRDFAWARIDVPGPKDLWVVSVHLLTASSSVRNTEATNLVNFIKANIPTGDYLAIGGDFNTDSRSESCFSTFSQVVSTASPYPADRNGNTNTNAARGKPYDHVLVDGDLRQYQVATVIGGSTFSSGLVVDTRVYSPLAEISPALSGDSGATNMQHMAVIKDFLIPGDTVSASVTLSSPNGGESWAGGSSQSITWSATGVTNVKLEYTLNGSTWTVITSSTAASAGSYPWTVPSSATTTARVRVSDAANAAVTDSSAAAFTITTSGGGGTGTVFINEVLINEAGSDVNGEFVELVNPGSTTVDLSGWTVSDAAGLRHTFPSGSSLAAGKAVVIFGGAAGIPAGLTNAVAASTGSLNLSNSSETVTVKNSAGTTVATATFGSTVTGTDGVSANRSPDGSSSGTFVLHTSVGGTASSPGKRANGTAY